The following are encoded together in the Lathyrus oleraceus cultivar Zhongwan6 chromosome 3, CAAS_Psat_ZW6_1.0, whole genome shotgun sequence genome:
- the LOC127125585 gene encoding uncharacterized protein LOC127125585, translating to MSLSQKALSLCCIFHSSPKPSSATPCYTTSYPTQKTSLRTTQIQRLNPPFLRSDKQRWKVKPLSASLSFPQPLDLTEDNVRQALVDARAELAAIFDTSVGMTGVVELVELDGPYVTISLKGRFWHKRSTVLARLANYLKQRIPEILEVEIENEKQLDDSPANF from the exons ATGTCCCTTTCCCAGAAGGCCCTGTCACTGTGTTGTATCTTTCACAGTTCACCGAAACCATCCTCAGCCACTCCATGCTACACCACCAGTTACCCTACGCAAAAGACTTCATTAAGAACAACCCAAATCCAAAGACTCAACCCTCCATTTCTCAGAAGTGATAAACAGCGATGGAAGGTGAAGCCTTTATCAGCATCTCTTTCGTTTCCACAGCCACTTGACCTCACAGAAGACAACGTGAGACAGGCTTTGGTCGATGCTCGAGCTGAACTTGCTGCGATCTTTGACACATCTGTTGGCATGACAG GTGTAGTTGAATTGGTGGAATTAGATGGACCTTACGTAACGATTAGTCTCAAGGGTAGGTTTTGGCACAAGCGTTCAACTGTCCTAGCCAGACTCGCCAATTATCTCAAACAGAGGATTCCT GAGATTTTAGAGGTTGAAATAGAAAATGAGAAACAATTGGATGATAGTCCTGCCAATTTCTAA
- the LOC127125584 gene encoding 2-Cys peroxiredoxin BAS1, chloroplastic, which produces MACSAPSASLLSSNPNTLFSPKFSSPRLSSLSIPNAPNSLPKLRTSLPLSLNRSSSSRRTFVVRASGELPLVGNSAPDFEAEAVFDQEFIKVKLSEYIGKKYVILFFYPLDFTFVCPTEITAFSDRHAEFAELNTEILGVSVDSVFSHLAWVQTDRKSGGLGDLNYPLVSDVTKSISKSYGVLIPDQGIALRGLFIIDKEGVIQHSTINNLGIGRSVDETKRTLQALQYVQENPDEVCPAGWKPGEKSMKPDPKGSKEYFAAV; this is translated from the exons ATGGCTTGCTCAGCTCCATCTGCTTCTCTCCTATCTTCAAACCCTAACACACTCTTCTCTCCCAAATTCTCTTCTCCGCGCCTCTCTTCTCTCTCAATCCCCAATGCACCCAATTCTCTCCCCAAACTACGCACTTCCCTCCCTCTTTCCCTCAACCGCTCCTCTTCCTCTCGCCGCACTTTCGTCGTTAGGGCTTCT GGTGAATTACCATTAGTTGGGAACTCAGCGCCGGATTTTGAAGCTGAAGCTGTTTTCGATCAGGAGTTTATCAAG GTCAAACTATCTGAATATATTGGGAAGAAATATGTTATCCTCTTTTTCTACCCATTGGATTTCACATTTGTTTGTCCCACTG AAATCACTGCTTTCAGTGACCGCCATGCGGAATTTGCAGAACTTAATACCGAGATATTGGGTGTTTCAGTTGACAGTGTG TTCTCGCATCTTGCATGGGTTCAAACAGATAGAAAGTCTGGTGGTCTTGGCGACTTGAACTATCCTTTGGTTTCCGATGTCACCAAATCCATATCAAAATCTTATGGTGTTCTCATTCCTGATCAG GGGATAGCATTGAGAGGATTGTTCATTATTGACAAGGAAGGGGTTATCCAACATTCTACCATCAACAACCTCGGAATTGGTAGAAGTGTTGACGAGACAAAGAGAACACTCCAG GCTTTGCAGTATGTGCAGGAGAACCCAGATGAAGTTTGCCCTGCTGGGTGGAAGCCTGGTGAGAAGTCCATGAAACCAGACCCCAAAGGTAGCAAAGAGTACTTTGCTGCTGTGTAG